The genomic stretch GTATCTGTAGAGTCCTGAAATGGCATAAATTCAAGCAAAGGTAAGCATCAGCAGACCGCATGTTTGACTGATAAATAGGAAAATGAAAATGTGCCAAGAGCATTTTGTTTGGCATTTGAAAATACCAGAATATGTGGTAACAACAAGCTCGTACTCCTGGCCAATCTTGACATCAGCCAAATCAAccaattgttgttgttctttctcaTTAAGTGACTCGGGCATGGAGATAGAATCAATGACTCCACTGTTTCCGCGGTACGGTAAGAACTCAAAATAGCACATGGTGGGAATAAGGGTGTAAGAGACTTCACTGGGCTTACAAAAAGGGTTCAAGTTGATTCCAAAGTGGCTTTCCGAGGAAGCATACAGAGTACTGATAAGAGGGAGGTTGTTGGTGTAATAATCAAGTATCGGTATATATTGTGACATGGATCCAGTCACAACAGCATCCACATACTTTGTATTAGGCCACAACCTAGTGATGATCCCTTGCCATGAATCTTTGTTGCATTCAACCTCAATGAAATCAGCTAATGTTGGGTCAGGTTTGAGGACTTCCATCACTGCCTCTCTCACTAAAGGATCAGTTATTTGGGTGTTAATGGTTCCTGTTCGGATATCGTTACAAAGTAGAGACCAGTGCTTCTCCAGGAATCGGATGGCACGAACGAAGCTGGTCGCAAAAAAGGAGCCAATACGGAAGACTTGGTTGTTTTGGCAGAGGCCACAAAGCATTTGGGAATACATGCTTTGGTAAGAGTCTGGGCAGAGAATGGCTGCAGTTGGACTAGTGTAGTTACAGTAGGGGTTATGAAGACGACTGTAGTTGAAGTGAGGACTGTTGTAGTAACTTGTTGTAAGAAAGCGAGCTAGTAATCCTCCTGGGGTCTTCTGTTCAGGGCTTATGAGCATGAAATACATTCCTTTGCCCTTTCCGGAATCTGGAGCCACTTAACTCAACACAGACATCAGAAGTTTGTGAAGCTGTAATCTCCTCCCAAGCTCTCCCTCTGTTGTTGGTATCAATTTGCTCTCCCCTCCAGACGTGCCAGAACTGCATCAAAACTTTCCCTTTAGCAAAAATTTATTAAGAATCGAGGATCCATCGTATTCACACATGCTAGAGCAACCTGCTTGTACTGCTGAAGACATGATTAACTACTAAATAAAGTGTGTTTTTTCTAACAGCATAAGCTATTCGATGAGATGGTTACATACTTCAATGAGTACAACCCAAAGTATGAGAGATCGATacatgtaaatttttattttctattcgggaaaaagaaatgaaaggagGAGAACCTTGACAATAATTCAGAGATGGGTTGGGAGCAGAGGATAGGAGATTTATCGCCATAGGCTATACGTTTGATATCGGGCTGAATATCTTCGTATGTGATGACGGGTACGACTTTCTTGAATGTCTCTCTATCAGTGCTGCCATTGAGATTATGGCGCTGCAAGTACTCAACATGGGCATTCTGGGAGAGAATTTCAGCAAGAACTCTCCTTTGGACCTCATCTACGTTGCTAGTCACCTCTTCAATGAAATCAATATCCTTCTTGATTTCCTCCGCCGTTATTGTGGCCTTTGGTGCCTCATTAGCTACGCTTCTTTCCATACTTATAAAGACTTACTATATTAGTAATTTGTACAAGAAAATGAATATTTGAGTACTGTATCAAGTGGGACTTTATATTAAGGAAGTTTTGGGTTTCTAAATAAAATATATCCATGTCTCTCTCTCCTTTTGTTAATTTGGTACACTTAGTTGAAACTTCAAAACGTGATTAGCACCTGGCGTTCATACCATGTAAATAAATTGCTTTTGACAACTCTGACTTGTGAGCATGGCTTATAGATCCGTTGACGTTGTGTCTATTCAGATCTGGATCTTTGAGCTGTAATAACATTTAATCATTACGGAACAGCTCAGTTTGGATTCTAAAATCTGAATTAATTTATTAAGTTTTATTATTAAAATGATTGTTGACTAATAGTAATAGTTATTACGTTAACATGTGATCCTTATCGGTAAGAAGAAGTGCTggtgacaagaggggttgctcaaaaaaaaaaaaaacagtaaatGTTAATTGGTATCTGTACTGGTGGAAGGTAGAGGGCACATAATGGAATAGTTGAGGTAATCGCAAATTGTCCCtgatatataatataaaaataaaaacgaaaaaaagaaaaagtcatTCTACTTCCGGGATATCCAAGAATGACATGGTCAATAGCTCATGGAAGAAATTGAGGGAAAAATCATGTCAAGAAAAACTGTGGAAGGAACAAGTACTTCTCTACTCTTTCGCTTATAAAATAATTTGGCCCCGACAGCtaattgtgagcacgtaatttttgccatATACATAAAATaccttaaaatattaaaaaaatagtttttaaactattttgatttttgtttgttTAATTGATTGCATTTTTATCGCACTaatatattatttgcatcatcGCATCATTAGGAATGTTCTAAAAACCATGAcaatcataaaaaaaaaaaatatttttttatctttaatTCATTGCATTTCTTTTAAGGTTTAATCGTATATAGTTACACCTtcaaatgaaaattacaaaaaaaaatcacaTTAGTTGTTTCCTGTAAATTTTTGATTGTTCAATtggtttaattaattagttttaattatttaaatgctAATTATGTTAACTTTGCATTTAGAATCATTTAGATTTAAATTGGCTAgagttgaaatttgaagaaagaaaggaaaagaggtcCACTTTTAATTTTCATAGCAAATTGGGCCCAAAATCCGGCCGCCCAGTTCACCTAAGTCTGTCTGCGGCCAGGTCCAAGCTGTGCCCACCAGATagtccaaacgacgtagtttggtaCCAAACTTACGTCGTTTTCCCTATTTCCTTCTTTTTAATAAAACACCCAAACTAAAAAATCATGTCTTTACATACTATACCTAATTTCCCCTATTCATATTCTCTCATGGGCGGCCGAAAATCGTTTTCGCTGCCCACTGTCGTCCCTCCACCTTCATGACACTGTTGACCACCATCTGACCTCCACATGAAATCATCCCCGGCAGCGGGCCACCCCCATTCGACCCCAAATTTTCACCAAACACTCCTCATCCCTAAGACATCATTATCTTCCCTAAAAATCCTCCCAAACTCGCCGAATAGAGATTCTATGAAATAAAAATCCAAGATTTTTGTCTCTTTTCTAATTTTCTCCTGATTTCGCTCCTTTTAGTGACGAAACTTACATCACTTGACTACTTTTGATGAGAAAAGTCAATTGGTGTTTGTGCCGGTCTATTTTCGGTCAAACGACCGTCGACCGGCCAGAATCCCTTtgaactttttctattttctttgctCGGTTCTAACCTTCAATTCTTCATGGATTTTTGACCTATGAAATATTTACCGGACTAAAGTCTGGCTGAATATTCAGAGGTCGAAAATCTCCGGTGTTTTGAAGATTAAACACACGGGGCTTCGTTTTTCTATCCTTGCATTCGATCTCATTAGGTAAATTCTTCTCTCCTTACTTTGCTTGGTTCAATTATTGCCATTAGTGGATCTTAATTAATTGTCAAGTTCATAAGAATGGTTTGGATTAGTCAATGATTCATTATGATGAGTATTCGCATGATTAAATTAGTGTTTAATTATATGTTTTAGTTAGTATAAATTGTACTTCTATATGTTGGTAATTTTGTTTGAGCTTATGTGAATTTGGACTCCACTTAGGCCTGCCCGTTTGATTTAATTCAGATTTGGGCATGTTCTGTTGGGTAGTCAGGCCGAGCGAGTGTAAAGCCCAATTAGGAAAAGATGTAGGTAGTAGGTTTGTTGGGCTAGAAGGCCCATGCATAATGCTGAAAGAAATTGGTAATTACAGAGATTttaaggggtaatttgggaattcaATCTAGGGAATCTTTAAATAGctactaggaagcttcctagaagggAAAATGGGACTGTTTAGCAAGAAAATAGTGAGCATGGGTTAGGTATTAAGGTCCGTGAGGCAAAAGTAGAAATTTGGAGgagtaaaaagaaaagaaaaggctgAAATAAATTTGCTCTATATAACGAATGATCCTCTGCACGTTTTCAGCATTCATACCCATCTCTGAAAATTCACACTCACTCGTTCATCTATATACACTCTCACCCACAACTCACACACACGAAAGAGCTCACTTACAGTCAAAAACAACTAAAAAGCATTTTTGGAATTCAAATTTGAGATCTCAAATCTAAAGTCCaaaatttcaaaacataaacaaagaaaaacaaaagaaaaataggatTCAGGAGGTTTTCAAAAGTGAATTTGATTGTTGATGATTTACTCTACTTTTTCTAGATTCTAGAAAATTAATTACTCTGGAAAATGTTGCTTTGGATGCTGACTCTGTTGTTGGTTCTGTGATTCGAGAGATGAACTTCATCCCTCAACTTTCTGATCTGTATTTGGTCTATCCTCATTGTTTTTCTGCTACTAGGTATGATCAAAACCTTCTGTAATACTCCATTGACTTTCATGAATGAGGATTCAAGTTGTTCAAAGCCATATGTATAATTAATTTCATAGATGCACCATTAGATTTGCCTATAGTTTCTTCTATTTTAGCTTATTGTTCTGATTGTTTTTATTAACTGCTTAAACTGAAATAATTCTCTGATCAAGCCTAGCAACTGCTCAATGCTTTGTTATGATTAGCTTCTCATGAATTCATCAATAGACCTGCCTATAATCGCTTCTCTATTAGCCATTGATTCTGATTGTTTAAGCTGAAGCAAGTCATTACTTAGTAGATGTTAATTGCAGATTGCAGAAgcataattattcaaaaagcaGTAATGAATAGCTAATCTTAGAATTCAGACTAGTTTAACGTATTGTAACATTGTTTCACATAACATAGGTCATTAAAGTGGCTTTAATTGGAAATTCAACAAAGAATCCCTGATGTAATAAATTGTTATTGTAATTTTGAACTTGGATGGCCATATGCTTGATATCTAGAATAATTCATTTTTTTCACTCTTGTGATGAGATATGAAAATTGTACAGAGCAAGCTATTGGAAATCTGGGCCTCCATTTCTAGAATATGGGGCCCAAGGAGGTTGTACCATTAGTTGGTGTCTCAAAAATACTTTGAATCTCGTTTGTATTTGGGTTCAATTCCAGGCCCATTTGGAAGCCTGCCATGTCGCCTATGTTGGAGAGCCACTCCGGAAAGGCCAAACGCCATGGACCTCGCTCCAAGCCCATGTGTGCTTGCATTTGTAACGACCTAGCCTGTCAATTTTGAGTATTATAGCCCCGTTtatccatttattgcttattttaTGCTCATTTTTTGTTATGTGACTTACCGGAATGGTTGGTTTGGTTCCAGgaatgttatggaatgaattggGACACTAAGTCTCAAGGATGGAAGCCTAAATTGAAAGAGTtcaccggatgttgacttatatgtaaatgACTCTGGAacagaattttgatggttctgatagctctatatggtaattttggacttaggagtgtgtccggatattAATTTGGAGGTTCGTTGATGATTtcagcttgaattggcaaaagttggaaaagttaaagtttggagagccgagaagtttgaccgagagttgactttattatTATCGGGATGGGATTTTGGTTCTTGAAAGTAGGAAtaggtttgttgtgtcatttatTACTTATgtacaaaatttaaggtcaattaGAGTTGGTTTGGTAAGTTTCGACATTTGTTTTAGAAGTTAGAAGTTGATaagtttattaggcttgaatcgatgtgcGATTCGtgattttggtattgtttgatatgatttgacgcatcgagcgagtttgtatgatattttaggacttgttggtatattttatTGAGGTCCCGGGAGCTGCGGATGGATTTTAGATGTTTAACGCTTTGAAATTGAACTTATACGATTTACTGAAGTTGTTGATGTTTGTGCTTCTGGTTTCCACTTCCACGATCGCGAGGAGAGGGACGTAATCATGGAGAGTAAGATCTGGTAGGTGGGAATTTGTTCTATGCAATAGTGTAGTTAAGGCTGCGATCGCGGGGCCTTGAGAGAGTTGTATTACTTGATCACATGGTTGCAGAAAGAAGGAAGAGCAGGCATGGGATTTCCATGCGTTGTTCATCGCGATTGCGTGAAGCTATCCGTGATTGCGTAGGTAAAGGAAATTGGTCACCGCATTCACGACCTGGAGTGCATGTTCGTGTATAAGGTTTTTGACTACGGAAGATTTTGTTTTTTGCAATCGCGGGGGAAATTCCGCGATCTCATAGTGTAATCAGTGGGCAGACTACTAAAATaacaaaatcgagggtttggaCCCATTTCTCATATTTTATGCTAGAGActtcggatttgggcgattcttGAAGGGATTTTCACAGAGTTAATTGGAGTAAGTAATTCTAACTCGGATGTGGGTGTTATACATAAATGTATCATTATTTTTaccatttaattagtgttttgggtagaaAAATTAGTGAAACTTCATAAACCATAATTTGaggatttggaggtcgagttgagatcagaattgaataattttggtatagttGGACTTGTtattgaatgggtgttcggattttattaattttatcagATTCTGAGATGTGAGCCTGggttgacattttgatttgttaaaGAACCTAGCTTTATCATATGGAATTGACTCCTATAGCTTGTATTGATAGTATTaagttgtttgtggctagatttgagtcgttcagaggccgattcgcgaggcaaggacttgttggagtagagatttgcgtGGTTTGAGgaaagtaacacttctaaacttggttctgagggtatgaatccctgaaTTACGCATTATGCGGTTGAGGTTGAGGTGACGCATATGCAAGGCGAcaggtgtgtgggcgtgcaccgtagtaATTATGACTCGGTTGATTCCAGAGGACTATGTAGTTATCTAAACTTGTTATTTTCATGTTATCTCTATGAGTTAGAGAAATTGAGttgtgattcatgttagaaatcatatttAGACTATATGatggtactgttgggacccacaaTGATCGTTTCTATTGTTGAGTTATTTTCCTAAATCACAGTTATGTACTTAGTCGCATTCATcacttgcatatcatatctcactcTATTAACGTTTGTTGTTACATCATGTATCATTGTTTGGGCTAATTATCATGAGttttgtgagcccgagagattggagagattgatgactgagtgaggccaagggcctgattgtaagtgatatttatgggatcagaCTGCACGCTACAATAGGCTTATTTGATTCTTTCCATGATTAGCTTGTATTAATGCTTGGGCAGGATTCGCCCCTCTAGAGTCTGACATACCAGCGGTGAGCGCAGGTACTACTGAGTGTGATAGCTGAGTGATCGGGAGTGCTGAGAGATTGAGAGCACTGAGTGATTGGGAATACTAAGTGATTGAGCTTGCTGTGAGGTTGAATACTCTGAGAATATGAGTATATGGCTTTATCATTGTGTTGTATTATAGTTGACATGCATATTTGACTTGTAGATATCGAGATGTAATATACCTCATATTAGTCATACTTGAAATATTTTATCTGTGTTGAGCTCAAACTGTTAAgtacttgaaagcatgtctacatttcTTAACTGTCTACAAACTGATCATGAGATTTTATCCGAGTTATTTTAGTTAATTTCCTATCATATCTGCATTGTTATTATCTGGACTTGGACTGTACCTTTTTGagctcatcactgctttcagTCCAAGGTTAGTCCTGTTATGAATTGAGTACATtaggtcagttgtactcataccaTACTCTGCACTCCGTGTGCAAATGCAGGTACTTCTGGGCACGACAGTTGCTAGATTTGGAGCTTCATCTGTTTGGAGACTATTGAGGTATCTACCTTGGCATATGCAGACCTCGACTCTCCTTCTTTTCAGTTTATTCACACGGTTCTATCTTCTATACAATTGTTTAGCCGTTAGACTGTATtgtcatttagatgctcatgtagTTGGTGACACCCGAAGTTTTGGCAATGTTGTATTTGAGTCGGGGTATTTCTTATCGACTATTTAAGAGAGTTAAAATATGTAGTTATTTGTGATTGTCAACTTGACTAGTACtaagttaggcgccatcacgacatgttgagttttgggtcgtaacaagttggtatcagagcctaggttacataggtcttacgagtcatgagcaagcttaGTTGAGTTTAGCGGATTGGTACAAAGAGTATTTAGCTTTGGGTGGTCACCGAAccattaggaaaacttcactttcttgtattcttgtcgtgcggattggTTGATTCCGGAAACTCAACTTCTATTATTttgttctctcacagatagtgaggacacgtgtTACCGATCGGGAAGacagccaccagtaccaccagctagggc from Nicotiana sylvestris chromosome 12, ASM39365v2, whole genome shotgun sequence encodes the following:
- the LOC104209952 gene encoding indole-3-acetic acid-amido synthetase GH3.6-like; the encoded protein is MYFMLISPEQKTPGGLLARFLTTSYYNSPHFNYSRLHNPYCNYTSPTAAILCPDSYQSMYSQMLCGLCQNNQVFRIGSFFATSFVRAIRFLEKHWSLLCNDIRTGTINTQITDPLVREAVMEVLKPDPTLADFIEVECNKDSWQGIITRLWPNTKYVDAVVTGSMSQYIPILDYYTNNLPLISTLYASSESHFGINLNPFCKPSEVSYTLIPTMCYFEFLPYRGNSGVIDSISMPESLNEKEQQQLVDLADVKIGQEYELVVTTYSGLYRYRVGDVLRVAGYMNNAPQFNFLCRENVVLRIGADFTNEVELQNAVKNAVGNLMLFDAQVTEYTSYVDISTIPSHYVLFWELSADDSAPVPPSVFEDCCLTIEESLNYFYREGRASNESIGPLEIRVVEIGTFDKLMDYCMSLGASMNQYKTPRCVKYALLKFGKMPKSHIGWELSLEGIFPL